One genomic region from Anabaena sp. PCC 7108 encodes:
- a CDS encoding SGNH/GDSL hydrolase family protein: MSTPVKTFPVWGFFLLITNGILMLSVILLIWRQQQLTTAFATTTSPAPVNLNNINRPVVSELGPRHKLNYRQWLDVLKQEATVAAAKSPQHLTIMAGDSLSLWFPPELLPEDRTWLNQAISGETSDGLLKRLDLFDQTQPETILVMIGINDLIRGVSDQEILANQRQILRYLRRNHRQSQIFVQSILPHGGEEATWEGKAKLLAIPNSRIRQLNEEIQKIATRQDVKYLDLHPLFTNKQGNLNQELTTDGLHLNPQGYLVWRTALQIYNNKQLAPQRQENQLGTSRERI; encoded by the coding sequence GTGTCCACTCCTGTAAAAACATTTCCTGTCTGGGGATTTTTCTTACTGATCACCAATGGTATCTTGATGTTGTCCGTCATCCTGCTGATTTGGCGACAGCAGCAATTGACCACTGCGTTTGCAACCACAACTTCTCCAGCACCAGTCAACCTCAACAATATAAACCGACCTGTAGTATCGGAGTTAGGCCCTCGCCATAAACTTAACTATCGACAATGGTTAGATGTCCTCAAACAAGAAGCAACAGTAGCGGCTGCTAAGTCTCCTCAGCATTTAACTATAATGGCTGGAGATTCTCTGAGTTTGTGGTTTCCACCGGAGTTATTACCAGAAGATAGAACTTGGCTAAATCAGGCTATATCCGGTGAAACTAGCGATGGACTATTAAAAAGATTAGATTTATTTGACCAGACTCAGCCAGAGACAATTTTAGTAATGATTGGTATTAATGACCTCATTCGAGGCGTAAGTGATCAGGAAATTTTAGCCAATCAGCGGCAAATTCTCCGTTATTTGCGAAGGAATCACCGCCAATCGCAAATCTTTGTCCAATCAATATTACCTCATGGGGGAGAGGAAGCAACATGGGAAGGAAAGGCGAAATTACTCGCTATTCCCAATAGTCGCATTCGCCAATTAAATGAAGAAATACAAAAAATAGCAACTAGACAAGATGTCAAATATCTGGATTTACATCCCTTGTTCACCAATAAGCAAGGTAATCTCAACCAGGAATTGACTACTGATGGTTTACATCTCAATCCTCAAGGCTATCTAGTCTGGCGAACTGCATTGCAGATTTATAACAACAAGCAATTAGCACCCCAACGTCAAGAAAACCAGCTAGGGACTAGTCGAGAGAGGATTTAA
- the thrC gene encoding threonine synthase — translation MTLSLSVAKSHRQPWPGLIEAYREYLPVSESTPVVTLLEGNTPLIPVPAIAERIGRQVKVFVKYDGLNPTGSFKDRGMTMAITKAKEAGAKAVICASTGNTSAAAAAYARRGGMKPFVLIPDGYVALGKLAQALLYGAEVLAIKGNFDRALEIVREMADSYPITLVNSVNPYRLEGQKTGAFEVVDALGNAPDWLCIPVGNAGNITAYWMGFCQYHQIGKCDRLPKMMGFQAAGAAPLVNGKPVANPETLATAIRIGNPASWDKAIAAQSASQGSFNAVTDEEILDAYRLLASSEGIFCEPASAASVAGLLKVKDQVPTGATVVCVLTGNGLKDPDTAIKHSHSQFKQGIDAEVKAVAEAMGF, via the coding sequence GTGACTTTGAGCTTGTCTGTTGCTAAATCTCATCGCCAACCCTGGCCTGGACTGATAGAAGCCTATCGTGAATACTTGCCTGTCAGTGAAAGCACTCCAGTTGTTACCTTGTTGGAAGGTAACACGCCCTTGATACCAGTGCCAGCGATCGCAGAACGCATTGGCAGACAGGTTAAGGTATTTGTTAAATATGATGGTCTTAACCCTACCGGTAGCTTCAAAGATCGGGGGATGACCATGGCCATTACCAAAGCTAAAGAAGCAGGTGCTAAAGCGGTAATTTGCGCTAGTACAGGTAACACTTCTGCCGCAGCCGCAGCTTATGCTCGCCGTGGGGGAATGAAACCTTTTGTGTTGATTCCTGACGGCTATGTTGCTTTGGGTAAGTTAGCACAAGCATTACTCTATGGGGCTGAGGTATTAGCAATTAAAGGCAATTTTGACCGGGCGTTGGAAATAGTCCGGGAAATGGCAGATAGTTATCCGATTACCTTGGTGAATTCTGTCAACCCCTACCGCTTGGAAGGACAGAAAACAGGCGCATTTGAAGTTGTCGATGCTTTGGGTAATGCTCCCGATTGGTTATGTATACCTGTGGGAAATGCGGGAAATATCACAGCATATTGGATGGGATTTTGTCAATATCATCAAATCGGTAAATGCGATCGCTTACCGAAAATGATGGGCTTTCAAGCTGCTGGTGCTGCACCCTTGGTAAATGGTAAACCAGTAGCAAATCCAGAAACCTTAGCCACAGCAATTAGAATTGGTAATCCTGCTAGTTGGGATAAAGCGATCGCCGCCCAATCAGCCAGTCAGGGAAGCTTCAACGCCGTCACAGACGAAGAAATCCTTGATGCTTATAGACTCCTAGCATCATCAGAAGGTATATTTTGTGAACCTGCCAGTGCGGCTTCTGTGGCAGGGTTATTAAAGGTAAAAGACCAAGTTCCTACAGGTGCAACAGTAGTTTGTGTCCTCACCGGAAACGGTCTTAAAGACCCAGATACAGCAATTAAGCACAGTCACAGTCAATTTAAACAGGGTATTGACGCAGAAGTTAAAGCCGTAGCTGAAGCAATGGGATTTTAG
- a CDS encoding 4-hydroxy-3-methylbut-2-enyl diphosphate reductase encodes MDTKAFKRSLQHSENYNRKGFGHQAEVATQLQSEYQSNLIQQIRDRNYTLQRGNVTIRLAQAFGFCWGVERAVAMAYETRQHFPTERIWITNEIIHNPSVNQRMQEMEVQFIPVEANTKDFSIVDQGDVVILPAFGASVQEMQILHDKGCKIVDTTCPWVSKVWNTVEKHKKGEYTSIIHGKYKHEETVATSSFAGKYLIVLNLQEAEYVTNYILNGGNREEFLAKFAKACSAGFDPDKDLEKVGIANQTTMLKGDTEKIGKIFERTMMQKYGPTALNLHFQNFNTICDATQERQDAMLELVEDNLDLMVVIGGFNSSNTTQLQQIAFDRSIPSYHIDCVERIKSGKSIEHRQLTGDLVTTENWLPTGEIVVGITSGASTPDKVVEDIIEKIFALKDTAALV; translated from the coding sequence ATGGATACCAAAGCTTTTAAACGTAGCCTACAACATTCAGAAAATTACAACCGCAAAGGGTTTGGTCATCAAGCCGAAGTAGCTACCCAGTTGCAGTCCGAGTATCAAAGCAACTTGATTCAGCAAATACGCGATCGCAACTACACTCTCCAAAGAGGTAATGTTACCATCCGACTAGCACAAGCTTTTGGCTTTTGCTGGGGTGTAGAACGTGCAGTCGCCATGGCCTATGAAACTCGTCAGCACTTCCCCACAGAACGCATTTGGATTACCAATGAAATTATTCACAATCCCTCTGTGAATCAGCGAATGCAGGAAATGGAAGTACAATTTATCCCTGTTGAAGCTAATACAAAGGACTTTTCTATTGTTGATCAAGGTGATGTGGTAATCCTACCAGCTTTTGGTGCCAGCGTTCAAGAAATGCAAATTTTGCATGATAAAGGCTGCAAAATAGTTGATACTACTTGTCCGTGGGTTTCTAAAGTTTGGAATACCGTTGAAAAACACAAAAAAGGCGAATACACTTCCATTATTCATGGTAAATATAAGCACGAGGAAACCGTTGCTACTAGTTCCTTTGCTGGGAAATACCTGATTGTATTGAATTTACAAGAAGCAGAATATGTAACTAACTATATTCTTAATGGTGGCAACCGAGAAGAATTTTTAGCGAAATTTGCTAAAGCTTGTTCCGCTGGATTTGATCCTGACAAAGATTTAGAAAAAGTGGGTATTGCTAACCAAACTACCATGCTTAAAGGTGACACCGAGAAAATTGGTAAAATCTTTGAGAGAACCATGATGCAGAAATATGGACCAACAGCATTAAATCTGCATTTCCAAAACTTTAATACCATCTGCGATGCTACCCAAGAACGTCAAGATGCGATGTTAGAATTAGTGGAAGATAATCTAGATTTAATGGTCGTAATTGGTGGGTTTAATTCATCAAATACTACTCAATTACAACAAATTGCTTTTGATCGCAGTATTCCTTCTTATCACATTGATTGTGTTGAGCGGATTAAATCTGGTAAGTCCATTGAACATCGGCAATTAACAGGAGATTTGGTAACAACAGAAAACTGGTTACCAACAGGAGAAATAGTCGTGGGTATAACCTCTGGTGCTTCTACACCTGATAAAGTTGTAGAAGATATCATTGAGAAAATTTTTGCTCTAAAAGATACCGCAGCTTTAGTTTAA